One segment of Brassica napus cultivar Da-Ae chromosome C3, Da-Ae, whole genome shotgun sequence DNA contains the following:
- the LOC106356555 gene encoding extensin yields the protein MNISLQNQFYIIKMGLIIITLMVMIIQVASTSSDQIDVLTPLCISECSTCPTICSPPPSKPPPSTSPPPSPSLPSSSPPLPPPPPPSLPLSSPPPTPPPPRKRSPQPGSPPPLITVIQPPPPRFYYFESTPPPPPLSSNGKGSPPSSPSPPPSPKGQSQGQQPPYPYPYFYFYTASNATSLLSSSFLISLFIFGLSILLNNA from the coding sequence ATGAACATTTCACTCCAAAACCAATTTTACATCATCAAAATGGGTCTCATTATCATCACCCTGATGGTCATGATCATACAAGTTGCATCAACATCGTCCGACCAAATAGATGTCCTCACTCCTCTTTGCATCAGTGAATGCTCCACTTGTCCCACCATTTGCTCTCCTCCTCCCTCCAAACCGCCACCCTCCACGTCACCACCTCCGTCTCCCTCATTACCGTCATCCTCTCCCCCACTGCCGCCACCTCCGCCTCCCTCATTGCCGTTATCTTCTCCGCCACCAACACCACCACCGCCTCGCAAACGTTCTCCACAACCGGGTTCACCTCCACCGTTAATCACAGTCATCCAACCGCCACCaccaagattttactattttgagTCCACACCGCCACCTCCACCGCTTTCTTCCAATGGAAAAGGTTCACCACCATCATCGCCATCGCCGCCTCCGTCCCCAAAGGGGCAGTCACAGGGGCAGCAGCCTCCTTACCCATATCCTTATTTCTATTTCTACACGGCATCAAATGCCACTTCTCTCCTTTCTTCCTCTTTCttaatttctctttttatatttGGTCTCTCTATTTTGCTTAATAACGCTTAG